A genomic segment from Saprospiraceae bacterium encodes:
- a CDS encoding DUF4175 domain-containing protein: MSGQDNYSLLLAKLDQFIRKYYTNQIIRGVLFTMGSVLLVFLAYNLLEHEFYFSKGVRKVLFYSFNAITLAAVAYWVALPVLNYFHLGSTISHEQAARIIGDHFADVKDKLLNILQLKSQSTDREQVQLIEASVQQKSAQIQLVPFKNAIDLSKNKKHLRFALPPLLLLLALLVGAPSLIKESSSRIIHNDEEFEKAAPFHFKIQDETPAVVQFDNYTLDMEVDGSILPSEVFIEVDQYPYRMNKVDATHYTYTFNNVQKNTGFKMFSGKVNSRPYELAVLKKPNLSEFSIKLDYPAYTGRKDESVQNIGDVLVPQGTKLSWQIDAENTDHVMMSFGGNQPKEINRNGSQYFTNSHQALSDQDYKIYISNAAIPDPDSIQYHLRVIADQHPTIQLEQFIDSAVDTRMIYFAGNGSDDYGLTKLAFNYAIIHPNGKQESAAPIAIPIKNSNKTPYEYQWDTKEIDLQPGDQLSYYFELYDNDGIHGPKSVKSNVLSLRLASKEELEDQNSKNSEDIKDELKEAIEQNRKLQEQMNQLREKMIQEKQANWQDKKELERLMELQKEIQKKIDSAKNKFQENLRNQEKFEKTNDRILEKQEQIEKMFDQLQDPKLQELMDKIQELMQKLEKDQSLPMMDEMKMENKELEKELDRMMELFKTLEVEHQMQQAIDKLKEMAKEEEQISDKTKDLDPKEKTDQQNKDQQNKDKADQDKADQEKKDKADQNKADDQNKDKTDQQKADDQNKDQADKDKADQQKEAPATKEELEKQQEELNKKMEKLEESLEDLKKKNEELERPKKMEDNKEKADDIKKDMEKSSQEMKQSQNSKASKSQKSAANKMKDMAQSMENQMQQQEQEQAEEDVKALRQLLENLVDMSFDQENLIKEVSTTMVNTPKYTDLLQQQFKIKDDFKMIEDSLQELSKRVFQLEAFITEKVNEINTQMASSLDELEQRNKPKAGDNQQRVMKNVNDLALMLSESMQNMQQQMSGAACANPKKSGKGEGQKPMDKISEGQKGMKEQLEQMKKSMEGKSGEGAGSKEFAKAAARQAALREALKEMQKERQQRGEKTQDLQQIIDGMDKTETELVNKQLTNEMMQRQNEIMTRLLEAENAERERKQDEKRKSETAQELERKLPPSLQEYLKKREAEIDLYKTVSPDVTPYYRSLVEEYMRTLRTENGNTNKK, encoded by the coding sequence ATGTCAGGACAAGACAATTATAGCCTATTGCTCGCTAAGCTCGATCAGTTTATCCGCAAGTATTATACCAACCAAATCATCCGTGGGGTCCTCTTTACGATGGGATCCGTGTTATTGGTTTTTTTGGCGTATAACCTGTTGGAACATGAGTTTTATTTTAGCAAAGGCGTCCGCAAAGTCTTGTTCTATTCATTTAATGCCATCACCCTCGCAGCCGTAGCCTATTGGGTCGCCTTGCCGGTGTTAAACTATTTTCACCTGGGCTCTACCATCTCTCACGAACAAGCAGCCAGGATCATCGGGGATCACTTTGCAGATGTCAAAGACAAATTACTCAATATCCTCCAGCTCAAATCTCAGTCTACTGATCGCGAACAGGTGCAACTCATCGAAGCCAGCGTACAACAAAAAAGTGCACAGATACAACTGGTGCCTTTCAAAAACGCGATCGATCTGAGCAAAAACAAAAAACACTTGCGCTTTGCACTACCGCCCCTGCTCCTGTTGCTGGCCCTATTAGTCGGTGCTCCCAGCCTCATCAAAGAAAGCTCCAGCCGAATCATCCATAACGACGAAGAGTTTGAAAAAGCAGCACCTTTCCATTTTAAAATTCAGGACGAAACCCCTGCAGTGGTTCAATTTGACAATTATACCCTCGATATGGAAGTGGATGGTTCTATCCTGCCATCAGAGGTATTTATCGAAGTCGATCAGTATCCCTATCGCATGAACAAAGTAGACGCTACTCACTATACTTATACTTTCAACAATGTGCAGAAGAATACGGGCTTTAAAATGTTCAGCGGCAAGGTCAACTCCAGACCTTACGAACTGGCAGTATTGAAAAAACCCAATCTCAGTGAGTTTTCTATCAAATTAGACTATCCGGCCTACACCGGTCGCAAAGACGAATCCGTCCAAAATATTGGCGATGTGCTGGTACCACAGGGCACCAAACTATCCTGGCAGATAGATGCAGAGAATACCGATCACGTGATGATGTCCTTTGGGGGTAACCAACCTAAAGAAATCAATCGCAATGGCTCACAATATTTTACCAATAGCCATCAGGCACTCAGTGACCAGGATTATAAAATCTATATCTCCAATGCCGCCATCCCAGACCCTGATTCGATCCAGTATCACCTGAGAGTCATCGCCGATCAGCACCCCACGATCCAACTGGAACAGTTCATCGACAGTGCAGTGGACACCAGGATGATTTATTTTGCCGGCAACGGGTCCGATGATTATGGTTTGACAAAGCTGGCCTTTAACTATGCTATTATTCATCCTAATGGCAAACAGGAATCTGCTGCCCCCATAGCGATCCCCATCAAAAACTCCAACAAAACTCCTTATGAATATCAGTGGGATACCAAAGAAATCGATCTGCAGCCGGGTGATCAGCTCAGCTATTATTTTGAGCTGTATGACAATGATGGCATTCATGGACCCAAATCAGTAAAATCCAATGTGCTCAGCCTGCGCCTGGCCTCCAAAGAAGAACTGGAAGATCAAAACAGCAAAAACAGTGAAGACATCAAAGATGAATTAAAAGAGGCCATCGAGCAAAACCGCAAACTGCAGGAGCAAATGAATCAGCTCCGCGAGAAAATGATCCAGGAAAAACAAGCCAACTGGCAGGATAAAAAAGAATTGGAGCGACTGATGGAGCTGCAGAAAGAAATTCAAAAAAAGATAGACAGCGCCAAAAACAAATTCCAGGAAAACCTCCGCAACCAGGAAAAATTTGAAAAGACCAATGATCGTATCCTGGAGAAACAGGAACAGATAGAAAAAATGTTTGACCAACTGCAGGATCCTAAACTGCAGGAACTCATGGACAAGATCCAGGAACTCATGCAGAAACTGGAAAAAGATCAGTCCCTCCCCATGATGGACGAGATGAAAATGGAAAACAAAGAGCTGGAGAAAGAACTGGATCGCATGATGGAGCTGTTCAAGACCCTGGAAGTCGAGCATCAAATGCAGCAGGCCATAGACAAACTCAAAGAGATGGCCAAAGAAGAAGAACAGATCAGCGATAAGACCAAAGACCTGGACCCTAAAGAAAAGACTGACCAGCAAAATAAAGATCAGCAAAACAAAGACAAAGCCGATCAGGACAAAGCCGACCAGGAAAAGAAAGACAAGGCAGATCAGAATAAAGCTGACGATCAGAATAAAGACAAAACAGATCAGCAAAAAGCCGACGATCAAAACAAAGATCAGGCAGACAAAGACAAAGCCGACCAACAAAAAGAAGCCCCTGCCACCAAAGAAGAACTCGAAAAGCAACAGGAAGAGCTCAATAAAAAAATGGAAAAACTCGAGGAAAGCCTGGAAGATCTGAAAAAGAAAAATGAAGAGCTGGAGCGACCTAAAAAGATGGAGGACAACAAAGAGAAGGCTGATGATATCAAAAAAGATATGGAGAAAAGCTCTCAGGAGATGAAGCAAAGCCAAAACAGCAAAGCGTCCAAATCCCAAAAGAGTGCAGCCAATAAAATGAAAGACATGGCCCAGTCCATGGAAAACCAGATGCAGCAACAAGAGCAGGAGCAGGCAGAAGAAGATGTCAAAGCACTCCGACAGCTGCTCGAAAACCTGGTCGATATGTCTTTTGATCAGGAAAATCTCATCAAAGAGGTGAGCACCACCATGGTCAATACCCCAAAATATACCGACCTCTTACAGCAGCAGTTTAAAATCAAAGACGACTTTAAGATGATCGAAGACAGCCTGCAGGAGCTCAGCAAAAGAGTATTCCAGTTGGAGGCTTTTATCACAGAAAAAGTCAATGAGATCAATACCCAGATGGCCTCCTCACTGGACGAACTCGAGCAAAGAAACAAACCCAAAGCCGGCGACAATCAGCAGAGAGTCATGAAAAATGTCAACGATCTCGCCCTCATGCTCTCCGAGTCCATGCAGAACATGCAGCAGCAGATGTCGGGTGCCGCCTGCGCCAATCCTAAAAAATCCGGCAAAGGAGAAGGCCAGAAGCCCATGGATAAGATCTCCGAAGGCCAAAAAGGCATGAAAGAGCAGCTCGAGCAAATGAAAAAATCCATGGAAGGTAAAAGCGGCGAAGGCGCCGGCAGCAAAGAGTTTGCCAAGGCTGCAGCCAGGCAGGCAGCGCTCAGAGAAGCACTCAAAGAGATGCAAAAAGAAAGACAACAGCGCGGCGAAAAGACCCAGGACCTCCAGCAGATCATCGATGGCATGGACAAAACCGAGACCGAACTCGTCAACAAACAGCTCACCAATGAGATGATGCAGCGGCAAAATGAGATCATGACCCGACTGCTCGAAGCGGAGAATGCGGAGCGTGAAAGAAAGCAGGACGAAAAAAGAAAATCAGAGACCGCGCAGGAATTGGAACGAAAATTGCCTCCATCCTTGCAGGAGTATCTAAAAAAACGCGAAGCCGAGATCGATCTGTACAAAACAGTATCCCCCGATGTTACACCTTATTACCGATCCCTGGTCGAAGAGTATATGCGGACGCTCCGGACTGAAAATGGAAATACAAACAAGAAATAA
- a CDS encoding discoidin domain-containing protein, protein MKSKYFALFIIGLASFSVSFAAVRLPALFGDHMVLQQNADAPFWGWSEPNATITISCSWDQELHITKADRWAKWKTSIKTPPAGGPFTITISERNTIILHHVMVGEVWLCSGQSNMEWTLGSGIDNKESEIANANHPLIHHIRIPKGSSDYPQENIEAGWEVCSPESVAGFSAVAYFFARELTEQLHIPVGLIHTSWGGSAAEAWTPKNIIEADPEYAQWRTLYPETYQWPYQPGSTYNAMIYPLAPYKIAGALWYQGESNTGNALVYRRLFPDMIKSWRDLWGYEFPFYYVQIAPFNYGRPLQGALVQEAQRLTLQASPSTGMAVTTDIGNVQDIHPKNKQDVGKRLALWALAKNYHENIPYCGPLYNKIAREGNKIKVFFDHMEGGLELKGTKPDLYKIAGDNRQFVEAKVEVEKDGLLLSSELVPDPVAVRYAFTNVAEGNLYNKSGLPATPFRSDDWPVIYNNVSIKSVYDPAQQGFIISMEGDGSDKIVYSLDGNEPGLNSTIYEGPFVVKEKTNITAKGILQNQLSENSTTKDVLLSKATYRPLTVLTPSSEKYSKGGNYTLINGQKGNINNVNDPEWQGWEGDNMEVVVDLGVSQKAKKISIEFLQNQNAWVFLPSQVIISTSTNNRNFTDVLKQAEPTTNNRVPQTKNYTADINVNVRFVRIKAVNIGTCPPWHQGAGSKALILADEIMVE, encoded by the coding sequence ATGAAGTCAAAATATTTTGCGCTATTCATTATTGGATTAGCCTCCTTCTCCGTCAGTTTTGCAGCAGTAAGATTACCCGCTTTATTTGGGGATCATATGGTTCTCCAACAAAATGCAGATGCCCCTTTTTGGGGATGGTCAGAGCCCAACGCCACCATCACGATATCTTGTAGCTGGGATCAGGAACTGCACATCACCAAAGCTGACCGCTGGGCCAAATGGAAGACTTCCATCAAAACACCACCCGCTGGAGGGCCTTTTACCATCACGATCTCCGAGCGCAATACCATTATATTACATCATGTCATGGTCGGCGAAGTCTGGCTATGTTCTGGCCAGTCCAATATGGAATGGACTCTGGGTAGCGGTATTGACAATAAGGAATCAGAGATCGCCAATGCCAATCATCCACTCATCCATCATATCCGTATCCCTAAAGGTTCTTCTGACTATCCGCAGGAAAACATAGAAGCCGGCTGGGAAGTGTGTAGCCCGGAGAGTGTAGCAGGGTTTAGTGCTGTCGCCTATTTTTTCGCACGTGAATTGACAGAGCAGTTGCACATCCCGGTAGGCCTTATCCATACCAGTTGGGGTGGCTCGGCAGCAGAAGCCTGGACACCTAAAAACATCATCGAAGCAGATCCTGAATATGCGCAATGGCGCACCCTTTATCCGGAAACCTACCAATGGCCTTATCAGCCTGGCAGCACGTATAATGCGATGATCTATCCCCTGGCTCCGTATAAGATAGCTGGTGCACTTTGGTATCAGGGGGAATCCAATACCGGCAATGCCCTGGTATATCGTAGGCTGTTTCCTGATATGATCAAAAGTTGGCGGGATTTATGGGGTTATGAGTTTCCGTTTTATTATGTGCAGATAGCCCCCTTCAATTACGGCCGCCCCTTACAAGGAGCGCTGGTGCAGGAAGCCCAAAGACTCACCCTTCAAGCCTCTCCTTCCACAGGAATGGCAGTGACTACCGATATAGGCAATGTGCAGGACATCCACCCAAAGAACAAACAGGATGTGGGAAAAAGACTTGCTTTATGGGCTTTGGCCAAAAATTATCATGAAAACATTCCCTACTGCGGTCCTTTGTATAATAAAATAGCCCGGGAAGGAAATAAAATAAAAGTATTTTTTGACCATATGGAAGGTGGTCTCGAGCTTAAAGGCACCAAACCCGACTTGTATAAAATAGCTGGTGACAATCGACAATTTGTAGAGGCTAAAGTCGAAGTGGAAAAAGATGGTTTGCTCCTGTCCAGCGAATTAGTACCTGACCCGGTAGCAGTACGTTATGCTTTTACCAATGTCGCAGAAGGCAATCTGTATAATAAATCCGGCTTGCCTGCCACCCCATTCCGCTCCGATGATTGGCCTGTCATATATAATAATGTATCGATCAAGTCAGTCTATGACCCCGCCCAACAAGGTTTCATCATCAGTATGGAAGGGGATGGCAGTGACAAAATCGTCTATAGCCTGGATGGCAATGAACCCGGCTTAAACTCCACCATCTACGAAGGCCCGTTTGTAGTCAAAGAAAAGACCAATATCACCGCTAAAGGAATATTACAAAACCAACTTTCTGAAAATTCAACCACCAAAGATGTACTCCTCAGCAAAGCCACTTATCGCCCACTGACCGTCCTAACCCCCAGCAGTGAAAAATATAGCAAAGGAGGAAACTACACCCTCATCAACGGTCAAAAAGGCAATATCAACAATGTCAACGATCCGGAATGGCAAGGATGGGAAGGGGATAATATGGAAGTCGTGGTGGATCTTGGCGTCAGTCAAAAAGCTAAGAAAATATCTATCGAATTTCTTCAAAATCAAAACGCCTGGGTATTCCTGCCCAGCCAGGTTATTATCAGCACCTCGACCAATAATAGAAATTTCACTGATGTGCTCAAACAAGCTGAGCCTACCACCAACAATCGGGTCCCCCAAACTAAGAACTATACCGCCGACATCAATGTCAATGTGCGTTTTGTCCGCATTAAAGCTGTCAATATCGGTACCTGCCCACCCTGGCATCAGGGTGCCGGAAGCAAAGCTTTGATATTGGCGGATGAGATTATGGTAGAGTAG
- a CDS encoding DUF1080 domain-containing protein produces the protein MKYSIFLFLFCIALFSCKSKEKAAPVAETPAAAPMVDPNLPVLTDEEKANGWKLLFDGTSTAGWHRYGGAPIGPAWKASDGSLMLDASNKEGWQSNGGGDIVTNEEYENYHLKIEWKIDTCGNSGIIFGVHEDTVKYDYVWHTGPEMQVLDNACHPDAKIIKHRAGDLYDLISSSVETVRPALEWNQAEIVSNAGALDLYLNGQKVVSTHTNDAAWKKLIAGSKFKSMKDFGSFAKGGISLQDHGHTVWFRNIKIKSL, from the coding sequence ATGAAATATTCAATTTTTCTATTCCTATTCTGCATCGCCCTTTTTTCCTGTAAATCCAAAGAAAAGGCTGCTCCTGTGGCAGAAACACCCGCTGCTGCCCCCATGGTAGATCCCAATCTCCCGGTCCTTACCGATGAAGAAAAAGCCAATGGCTGGAAGCTTTTGTTTGACGGCACCTCTACCGCAGGATGGCACCGGTACGGAGGAGCTCCTATAGGTCCCGCCTGGAAAGCCAGCGATGGTAGCCTCATGCTCGATGCCAGCAATAAAGAAGGCTGGCAGTCCAATGGAGGCGGTGATATCGTGACCAATGAAGAGTACGAAAACTACCACCTCAAAATAGAGTGGAAAATAGATACTTGTGGCAATAGCGGTATCATCTTTGGAGTACACGAAGACACGGTCAAGTATGATTATGTTTGGCATACCGGTCCGGAAATGCAAGTGCTCGACAATGCCTGCCATCCTGATGCCAAAATCATCAAACACCGTGCAGGAGACCTGTATGACCTGATCTCTTCCTCTGTAGAAACTGTCAGACCAGCTTTAGAGTGGAACCAGGCAGAGATCGTCAGCAATGCCGGTGCACTTGATTTATATCTCAATGGCCAAAAAGTAGTCAGCACACATACCAATGATGCCGCCTGGAAGAAGTTGATCGCCGGCAGCAAATTTAAATCGATGAAAGACTTCGGTTCTTTTGCCAAAGGTGGGATTTCACTTCAGGATCATGGCCATACCGTTTGGTTCAGGAATATTAAGATTAAGAGCCTTTAG
- a CDS encoding helix-turn-helix domain-containing protein: MLHTNPRLELADQYVRYTNRHVFLTGKAGTGKTTFLKNLKKSSPKRMVIVAPTGVAAINAEGVTIHSFFQLPFGPFIPAANGTAEKRFEHKFSKEKIKAIKAMDLLVIDEISMVRADLLDAIDEVLRRYRVRNKPFGGVQLLMIGDLHQLAPVIKDDEWNLIKDHYASIYFFESIALKRSQLMTIELTKIYRQEDEIFIRLLNKVRDNQLDAESIDQLNSRYQPDFNPAEGPEYITLTTHNHAAQSINQTRLMELEGKLHSFKAEVVDDFPEHMYPNEFKLDLKVGAQVMFVKNDSNREKLFYNGKLGVITKIEEQNIHVRCQDDTATIVTSRVTWNNIKYVLDENKMLQEKLIGSFTQFPIKTAWAITIHKSQGLTFERAIIDAQSSFAHGQVYVALSRCKSFEGLVLSTPIGVRSVKSDGLITTFNDQSALQDLSEQSLKQAKKQSQAEWIKELFDFGTCQKNLYYLTRTVEPFADQLKGEATIQLNKLGPLLESDVKIIADKFLFQLDSYFNLDELPEEHAALQERIKKGSSFLYQKLTELVYTPLRSLDLECDNKETQKLISKSYEVTLRSLIEKQKLLEICQDGFDSIKYLQTKANISIDADTLVIPKKPKGVSYAANRTAEGNPDLYEIIKQWRDQIANEKNVPQYMVLPQKTIKYLCDELPGNIAALSKINGLGKVKLDLYGDQLLRIIHDYGDSKGLQTTEVHDVVVEKPKFVKGATQQATYDMFKSGKTIEEISKERGLGISTIEGHLARYISKGLIKLTDIMPSEKAETLSAYMSLHPSLTHKELKETFGDKYTYGDIQLVAASLGVEDR, translated from the coding sequence ATGCTTCACACGAATCCCAGGCTCGAACTCGCAGATCAATATGTACGCTATACCAACCGCCATGTATTTCTCACAGGGAAGGCGGGTACAGGTAAAACTACTTTTCTGAAAAACTTAAAAAAGTCCTCACCGAAACGGATGGTGATTGTAGCACCCACAGGTGTAGCGGCTATCAATGCAGAGGGAGTGACCATCCATTCCTTTTTTCAATTGCCTTTTGGTCCATTCATACCGGCTGCGAATGGCACTGCTGAAAAAAGATTTGAACATAAATTCAGTAAAGAAAAAATCAAGGCTATCAAAGCAATGGATCTGCTTGTCATCGACGAAATCAGTATGGTCCGGGCGGATCTACTGGACGCCATCGATGAGGTACTGCGACGATACCGGGTGCGAAATAAGCCTTTTGGCGGGGTACAGTTATTGATGATCGGCGATCTGCACCAGTTGGCTCCGGTCATCAAAGACGACGAATGGAATCTGATCAAGGATCACTATGCCAGCATCTACTTTTTTGAAAGTATCGCATTAAAACGGAGCCAACTGATGACCATTGAGCTGACCAAAATTTACCGTCAGGAAGACGAAATATTCATCCGACTGCTTAATAAGGTCAGGGATAATCAACTGGACGCTGAAAGTATAGATCAATTAAATAGTCGGTACCAACCTGATTTTAACCCTGCAGAAGGTCCTGAATACATCACGCTGACTACCCATAACCATGCTGCCCAATCGATCAATCAAACCCGGTTGATGGAGCTGGAGGGCAAGTTGCATTCTTTCAAGGCGGAGGTAGTCGATGACTTTCCCGAGCACATGTACCCCAATGAATTTAAACTGGATCTGAAAGTAGGCGCCCAGGTCATGTTTGTCAAAAATGATAGCAATAGAGAAAAATTATTTTATAATGGTAAACTAGGGGTCATCACTAAAATCGAGGAGCAAAACATCCATGTTCGCTGCCAGGATGATACCGCTACGATAGTCACCAGCAGAGTGACCTGGAATAATATCAAATATGTCCTGGATGAAAACAAAATGCTGCAGGAAAAGCTCATAGGCTCCTTTACTCAGTTTCCGATCAAAACCGCCTGGGCTATCACGATACATAAAAGTCAGGGACTTACCTTTGAGCGTGCCATCATCGATGCTCAATCATCTTTTGCACATGGGCAGGTCTATGTGGCGCTCAGCCGATGCAAGTCTTTTGAGGGCCTGGTGCTCAGTACTCCTATTGGGGTGAGGAGTGTCAAATCAGACGGGCTCATCACTACTTTCAACGATCAGAGTGCGCTCCAGGACCTTTCCGAACAATCTCTGAAACAGGCCAAAAAACAATCACAAGCAGAGTGGATCAAAGAATTGTTTGACTTCGGAACCTGTCAAAAAAATCTATATTATCTTACGCGAACCGTAGAGCCATTTGCCGATCAATTAAAAGGTGAGGCCACCATCCAATTAAATAAACTGGGACCGTTACTGGAATCCGATGTCAAAATCATAGCTGACAAATTTTTATTTCAACTGGATAGTTATTTTAACCTGGACGAACTGCCTGAGGAGCATGCTGCACTGCAAGAGAGAATCAAGAAAGGTAGTAGTTTTCTTTATCAAAAATTGACGGAGCTGGTATATACTCCTTTAAGATCTCTGGACCTGGAGTGTGATAACAAAGAGACTCAAAAACTGATTTCAAAATCTTATGAAGTTACGCTTAGATCTTTGATAGAAAAGCAAAAGCTCCTTGAAATTTGCCAGGATGGATTTGATTCTATAAAATACTTACAGACCAAAGCCAATATATCTATAGATGCTGACACCCTAGTGATCCCGAAAAAACCGAAAGGAGTGAGCTATGCTGCCAATCGAACTGCAGAGGGTAATCCCGATCTGTATGAAATCATCAAACAATGGCGGGATCAGATCGCCAATGAAAAAAATGTACCACAGTATATGGTGCTTCCGCAAAAGACTATAAAATATCTCTGCGATGAGCTGCCGGGCAATATTGCCGCTTTGTCTAAGATCAATGGCCTGGGAAAAGTAAAGTTAGATTTATATGGGGACCAGTTGCTTCGCATCATCCATGATTACGGTGACAGCAAGGGACTTCAAACTACAGAGGTTCATGATGTCGTGGTGGAAAAACCAAAATTTGTCAAAGGTGCTACCCAGCAAGCCACCTATGATATGTTTAAGTCTGGTAAAACCATAGAGGAAATATCGAAGGAAAGAGGCCTTGGTATTTCTACTATTGAAGGTCATCTTGCGCGATACATCTCAAAGGGATTGATCAAGCTCACGGATATCATGCCATCAGAAAAAGCAGAAACACTCAGCGCGTATATGAGCCTTCATCCCTCCCTGACCCATAAAGAATTGAAGGAGACCTTTGGAGATAAGTATACGTATGGGGATATTCAGTTGGTGGCAGCGTCTTTAGGGGTGGAAGATCGGTGA
- a CDS encoding amidohydrolase gives MPVVVAPPSYEILKTQAAQGIQSSYNAYKDIALQIWNYAELGYKETQSTALLQAILKNEGFAVQAGIADIPTAFVATYGSGSPVIAILAEYDALPGLAQRAVPEKSAIEGQAGGHGCGHHLFGTASVAAGIAIKKLLEEKKISGTVKVFGCPAEEGGSGKVYLVRAGLFDDVDVAVHWHPGNANSVTMTSALANSSAKFRFYGLSAHAAGAPDKGRSALDAVEAMDYMVNMMREHVPQESRIHYVITSGGKAPNVVPDFAEVYYYVRHPKRDQVKLIFERVVNTAKAAALGTDTRMEYEVIGGTHDLLINKTLGEAMQKNLEKVGGVSYTEEEKVFAQKIQSTFNYTVPAIESAGQVSPLKIEMDSGGGSTDVGDVSYAVPTVGMRAATWAPGTPAHSWQAVACGGTEMGTKGMMVAAKTMAMTAIDLFTDPMLIQKAKAEFKLMKGDYHYEALLGDRKPALNYRD, from the coding sequence ATGCCCGTGGTCGTAGCGCCACCCTCTTATGAAATCCTTAAGACGCAGGCTGCTCAGGGCATTCAATCATCTTATAATGCATATAAAGATATTGCTCTCCAGATCTGGAATTATGCGGAACTTGGCTACAAAGAGACCCAAAGCACAGCCTTATTGCAAGCTATACTCAAAAACGAAGGGTTTGCAGTTCAGGCGGGGATCGCTGATATTCCTACTGCCTTTGTAGCTACCTATGGCAGTGGCTCGCCCGTCATCGCCATCCTGGCGGAGTACGATGCGCTACCCGGACTTGCACAACGAGCGGTACCCGAAAAATCTGCGATCGAAGGTCAGGCGGGTGGTCATGGTTGTGGCCATCATCTGTTTGGAACTGCCTCTGTGGCTGCTGGCATAGCCATCAAAAAGCTGCTCGAAGAAAAGAAAATATCCGGTACGGTAAAAGTATTTGGCTGTCCTGCAGAAGAAGGAGGTTCTGGCAAAGTATACCTGGTGCGGGCAGGTTTATTCGATGATGTCGATGTAGCAGTACACTGGCACCCAGGCAATGCCAACAGTGTGACTATGACCAGTGCGCTGGCCAATAGCTCTGCTAAGTTTAGATTTTATGGACTTTCTGCACATGCTGCCGGGGCACCGGACAAAGGCAGATCGGCACTGGATGCAGTAGAGGCCATGGACTATATGGTCAATATGATGAGAGAACATGTACCGCAGGAGTCCAGGATTCATTATGTGATTACCTCCGGGGGCAAAGCGCCCAATGTAGTCCCTGATTTTGCGGAAGTATATTATTATGTCAGGCATCCTAAACGCGACCAGGTAAAACTCATATTTGAAAGAGTGGTCAATACAGCCAAAGCGGCCGCACTAGGCACTGATACCCGCATGGAATATGAGGTCATTGGAGGTACTCACGACCTATTAATAAACAAAACGCTGGGCGAAGCCATGCAAAAGAATCTGGAGAAAGTAGGCGGAGTAAGTTATACCGAAGAAGAAAAAGTCTTTGCACAAAAAATCCAATCCACTTTTAATTATACGGTACCAGCTATCGAATCAGCGGGACAAGTCTCTCCACTCAAAATCGAAATGGATTCAGGTGGTGGCTCGACTGATGTAGGTGATGTGAGTTATGCAGTACCTACGGTAGGGATGCGCGCAGCGACCTGGGCGCCCGGTACTCCTGCTCACAGCTGGCAGGCGGTAGCTTGCGGCGGTACAGAGATGGGCACCAAAGGAATGATGGTAGCTGCCAAGACCATGGCCATGACTGCTATAGACCTGTTTACTGATCCAATGTTGATTCAGAAAGCCAAAGCAGAGTTTAAATTAATGAAAGGGGACTATCATTATGAAGCCTTGTTGGGGGATAGGAAGCCTGCCTTGAATTATAGGGATTGA